A genomic window from Myotis daubentonii chromosome 4, mMyoDau2.1, whole genome shotgun sequence includes:
- the TNFAIP8 gene encoding tumor necrosis factor alpha-induced protein 8 isoform X6 has protein sequence MVSKSIATTLIDDTSSEVLDELYRVTREYTQNKKEAEKIIKNLIKTVLKLAILYRNNQFNQDELALMEKFKKKVHQLAMTVVSFHQVDYTFDRNVLSRLLNECRELLHQIIQRHLTAKSHGRINNVFDHFSDCDFLAALYNPFGNFKPHLKKLCDGVNKMLDEENI, from the coding sequence ATGGTATCCAAATCCATCGCTACCACCTTAATCGATGACACAAGCAGTGAAGTGCTAGATGAGCTGTACCGGGTGACCAGGGAGTACACCCAGAATAAGAAGGAGGCCGAGAAGATCATCAAAAACCTCATCAAAACAGTCCTCAAGTTGGCCATTCTGTACAGGAATAATCAGTTCAATCAAGATGAGCTAGCGCTGATGGAGAAATTTAAGAAGAAAGTTCATCAGCTTGCGATGACCGTGGTCAGTTTCCATCAGGTGGACTACACCTTTGACCGGAACGTGCTGTCCAGGCTGCTGAACGAATGCAGAGAGTTGCTGCACCAGATCATTCAGCGCCACCTCACCGCAAAGTCGCACGGACGGATTAATAATGTCTTTGATCACTTTTCAGATTGTGATTTTCTGGCTGCCTTGTATAATCCCTTTGGGAATTTTAAACCCCACTTAAAAAAACTTTGTGATGGCGTCAACAAAATGTTGGATGAAGAGAACATATGA
- the TNFAIP8 gene encoding tumor necrosis factor alpha-induced protein 8 isoform X5, translating into MATDVFNSKNLAVQAQKKILGKMVSKSIATTLIDDTSSEVLDELYRVTREYTQNKKEAEKIIKNLIKTVLKLAILYRNNQFNQDELALMEKFKKKVHQLAMTVVSFHQVDYTFDRNVLSRLLNECRELLHQIIQRHLTAKSHGRINNVFDHFSDCDFLAALYNPFGNFKPHLKKLCDGVNKMLDEENI; encoded by the coding sequence tggccacagatgtCTTTAATTCCAAAAACCTGGCCGTTCAGGCACAAAAGAAGATCTTGGGTAAAATGGTATCCAAATCCATCGCTACCACCTTAATCGATGACACAAGCAGTGAAGTGCTAGATGAGCTGTACCGGGTGACCAGGGAGTACACCCAGAATAAGAAGGAGGCCGAGAAGATCATCAAAAACCTCATCAAAACAGTCCTCAAGTTGGCCATTCTGTACAGGAATAATCAGTTCAATCAAGATGAGCTAGCGCTGATGGAGAAATTTAAGAAGAAAGTTCATCAGCTTGCGATGACCGTGGTCAGTTTCCATCAGGTGGACTACACCTTTGACCGGAACGTGCTGTCCAGGCTGCTGAACGAATGCAGAGAGTTGCTGCACCAGATCATTCAGCGCCACCTCACCGCAAAGTCGCACGGACGGATTAATAATGTCTTTGATCACTTTTCAGATTGTGATTTTCTGGCTGCCTTGTATAATCCCTTTGGGAATTTTAAACCCCACTTAAAAAAACTTTGTGATGGCGTCAACAAAATGTTGGATGAAGAGAACATATGA
- the TNFAIP8 gene encoding tumor necrosis factor alpha-induced protein 8 isoform X4 yields the protein MLKLVATDVFNSKNLAVQAQKKILGKMVSKSIATTLIDDTSSEVLDELYRVTREYTQNKKEAEKIIKNLIKTVLKLAILYRNNQFNQDELALMEKFKKKVHQLAMTVVSFHQVDYTFDRNVLSRLLNECRELLHQIIQRHLTAKSHGRINNVFDHFSDCDFLAALYNPFGNFKPHLKKLCDGVNKMLDEENI from the coding sequence tggccacagatgtCTTTAATTCCAAAAACCTGGCCGTTCAGGCACAAAAGAAGATCTTGGGTAAAATGGTATCCAAATCCATCGCTACCACCTTAATCGATGACACAAGCAGTGAAGTGCTAGATGAGCTGTACCGGGTGACCAGGGAGTACACCCAGAATAAGAAGGAGGCCGAGAAGATCATCAAAAACCTCATCAAAACAGTCCTCAAGTTGGCCATTCTGTACAGGAATAATCAGTTCAATCAAGATGAGCTAGCGCTGATGGAGAAATTTAAGAAGAAAGTTCATCAGCTTGCGATGACCGTGGTCAGTTTCCATCAGGTGGACTACACCTTTGACCGGAACGTGCTGTCCAGGCTGCTGAACGAATGCAGAGAGTTGCTGCACCAGATCATTCAGCGCCACCTCACCGCAAAGTCGCACGGACGGATTAATAATGTCTTTGATCACTTTTCAGATTGTGATTTTCTGGCTGCCTTGTATAATCCCTTTGGGAATTTTAAACCCCACTTAAAAAAACTTTGTGATGGCGTCAACAAAATGTTGGATGAAGAGAACATATGA
- the TNFAIP8 gene encoding tumor necrosis factor alpha-induced protein 8 isoform X2: MTFNKQFLWRHLLKEEVEMATDVFNSKNLAVQAQKKILGKMVSKSIATTLIDDTSSEVLDELYRVTREYTQNKKEAEKIIKNLIKTVLKLAILYRNNQFNQDELALMEKFKKKVHQLAMTVVSFHQVDYTFDRNVLSRLLNECRELLHQIIQRHLTAKSHGRINNVFDHFSDCDFLAALYNPFGNFKPHLKKLCDGVNKMLDEENI; encoded by the coding sequence tggccacagatgtCTTTAATTCCAAAAACCTGGCCGTTCAGGCACAAAAGAAGATCTTGGGTAAAATGGTATCCAAATCCATCGCTACCACCTTAATCGATGACACAAGCAGTGAAGTGCTAGATGAGCTGTACCGGGTGACCAGGGAGTACACCCAGAATAAGAAGGAGGCCGAGAAGATCATCAAAAACCTCATCAAAACAGTCCTCAAGTTGGCCATTCTGTACAGGAATAATCAGTTCAATCAAGATGAGCTAGCGCTGATGGAGAAATTTAAGAAGAAAGTTCATCAGCTTGCGATGACCGTGGTCAGTTTCCATCAGGTGGACTACACCTTTGACCGGAACGTGCTGTCCAGGCTGCTGAACGAATGCAGAGAGTTGCTGCACCAGATCATTCAGCGCCACCTCACCGCAAAGTCGCACGGACGGATTAATAATGTCTTTGATCACTTTTCAGATTGTGATTTTCTGGCTGCCTTGTATAATCCCTTTGGGAATTTTAAACCCCACTTAAAAAAACTTTGTGATGGCGTCAACAAAATGTTGGATGAAGAGAACATATGA
- the TNFAIP8 gene encoding tumor necrosis factor alpha-induced protein 8 isoform X3 codes for MHSEAEEAKEVATDVFNSKNLAVQAQKKILGKMVSKSIATTLIDDTSSEVLDELYRVTREYTQNKKEAEKIIKNLIKTVLKLAILYRNNQFNQDELALMEKFKKKVHQLAMTVVSFHQVDYTFDRNVLSRLLNECRELLHQIIQRHLTAKSHGRINNVFDHFSDCDFLAALYNPFGNFKPHLKKLCDGVNKMLDEENI; via the coding sequence tggccacagatgtCTTTAATTCCAAAAACCTGGCCGTTCAGGCACAAAAGAAGATCTTGGGTAAAATGGTATCCAAATCCATCGCTACCACCTTAATCGATGACACAAGCAGTGAAGTGCTAGATGAGCTGTACCGGGTGACCAGGGAGTACACCCAGAATAAGAAGGAGGCCGAGAAGATCATCAAAAACCTCATCAAAACAGTCCTCAAGTTGGCCATTCTGTACAGGAATAATCAGTTCAATCAAGATGAGCTAGCGCTGATGGAGAAATTTAAGAAGAAAGTTCATCAGCTTGCGATGACCGTGGTCAGTTTCCATCAGGTGGACTACACCTTTGACCGGAACGTGCTGTCCAGGCTGCTGAACGAATGCAGAGAGTTGCTGCACCAGATCATTCAGCGCCACCTCACCGCAAAGTCGCACGGACGGATTAATAATGTCTTTGATCACTTTTCAGATTGTGATTTTCTGGCTGCCTTGTATAATCCCTTTGGGAATTTTAAACCCCACTTAAAAAAACTTTGTGATGGCGTCAACAAAATGTTGGATGAAGAGAACATATGA